The Xanthomonas sp. DAR 80977 nucleotide sequence TGGAACGGCTCGATGTCGCGGCTGCGTTGGCTGTAGGCGGGCTGTGCGTGCGGCGCGGCGGGGGATTGGAGCGGAAGCGGGTTCATGGGGCCGATCATAGAGGAGCGCGGCGCACAAAAACGTTGCGCGCGCTTGCCAGGATGCGGCGTTGCGCGGAGACTCGGCCGGCACCGTGCGGCGCCGCGCCGCACGCCTGCCGCCTCCCGGTCCGGGTGGCGCATCCTTCGTTGCGTTGCCGCCGCCGGAGCCCCATTAGATGCATCACCGTCCCTTGCTAGCGAGCTTCCTCCTGCTCATGACTTCGCCCTTCGCTTCCGCCCTCGCCACCGACGCCACCCCGCCGCACCCGGCCAAGCAGCCGCACACGGTCACCGCGCCGTTCGGCGCCGCCCGCCAGGACGACTATTACTGGCTGCGCGACGACAAGCGCGAAAACCCGCAGATGCTGGCCTATCTCAACGCCGAGAACGCCTATGCCGACCAGGTGCTGAAGCCGCTCAAGCCGCTGGAGGACACGCTGTACAAGGAGATCGTCGGCCGCATCAAGCAGGACGACAGCAGCGTGCCGTACCGCGAGCGCGGCTACTGGTACTACACCCGCTTCGAGAGCGGCAAGGACTACCCGGTGCACGCGCGGCGCAAGGGCAGCATGGACGCGGCCGAGGAAATCCTGCTCGACGTCAACGCGATGGCCGCCGGCAAGGGCTATTTCAGCCTGGGCGATGCGGTGGTCAGCCAGGACAACCGCATCCTGGCCTGGACCGAGGACGACGTCGGCCGCCGCCAGTACGTGGTGCGCTTCAAGAACCTGGGCACCGGCGAGGTCTACGCCGACCGCGTGCCCGGCGTGTCGCCGGAGGTGGTCTGGGCCGACGACAACAAGACCCTGTTCTACGTCGAGAACGATCCGGAAACGCTGCTCACCGTGCGCGTCAAGAAGCACGTGCTGGGCACGCCGGCCGCGCAGGACGCGCTGGTCTACGAGGAGAAGGACGACAGCTTCTACATGGGCGTGGGCCGTACCCGCGACGACAAGTACATCGTCATCGGCGTGGAGAGCACGGTGTCCTCCGAGCAGCGCTATGCGCCGGCCGCCGATCCGCAGCGCTTCACCGTGCTGGCGCCGCGCGAGCGCGACGTCGAGTACAGCGCCGACCATTTCGACGGGCGCTGGGTGATCCGCACCAACTGGAAGGCCAAGAACTACGCGCTGATGACCGCGCCCGACGGCGCCACCAGGCGCGCGCAATGGCAGGCCTGGCTGCCCTACGACGAGAAGGTGTTCATCGACGGCTTCGAGCTGTTCGACGGCTTCACCGCGATCGCCGAGCGTTCCGACGGCCTGGAGCGGATCCGCCTGCACTTCGCCGACGGCAGGGAGGACTACGTCAAGGCCGACGAGCCGGCGTACTCGATGGGCCTGTCGGTCAATCCCGAACCGGATACGCCGTGGCTGCGCTACAGCTACACCTCGCTGACCACGCCGGGCACCACCTACGAACTCAATACCCGCACCGGCGAGCGCAAGCTGCTCAAGCAGCAGCCGGTGATCGGCTACGACGCGAGCAAGTACCAGACCGAGCGCGTGTGGGTGACCGCGCGCGACGGGGTCAAGGTGCCGGTGTCGCTGGTGTACAAGAAGGGCTTCAAGAAGGACGGCACCGCGGCGCTGTACCAGTACGCCTACGGCAGCTACGGCATGTCCACCGATCCCAATTTCAACCTGCCGGTGGTCAGCCTGCTCGACCGCGGCGTGGTCTACGCCATCGCGCACATCCGCGGCGGCCAGGAGATGGGCCGCGACTGGTACGACCAGGGCAAGCTGCTCAACAAGAAGAACACCTTCACCGACTTCATCGACGTGACCCGCGGCCTGGTCAAGCTGGGCTACGCGGCGCCGGACCGCGTCGCCGCGGCCGGCGGCAGCGCCGGCGGGCTGCTGATGGGCGCGGTGGCGAACATGGCGCCGCAGGACTACCGGGTGCTGGTGGCGCAGGTGCCGTTCGTCGACGTGGTCACCACCATGCTCGACCCGAGCATTCCGCTGACCACCAACGAATACGACGAGTGGGGCAATCCCGAGCAGAAGACCTACTACGACTACATGCTCGGCTACTCGCCCTACGACAACGTCACGCGCCAGGCGTATCCGGCGCTGTTCGTCGGCACCGGCCTGTGGGATTCGCAGGTGCAGTACTGGGAGCCGGCGAAGTGGGTGGCCAAGCTGCGCGAGGACAACACCGGCACGCGGCCGATCGTGTTCCGGGTCAACATGGAAGCCGGCCACGGCGGCAAGTCCGGGCGTTTCCGCCGCTACCGCGAGCAGGCCGAGTCGTACGCGTTCATGCTCGACCAGCTGGGCGTGGAGCACGCGGCGCAGTAGCGCCGGCTGGCCTGGCATCCTGTCGCGGCTTCAGCCGCGACAGGTTCCGAAATCGGCCCGGTTTCCGGCTTCGCTCGTCGCGGCTGAAGCCGCTCCCACAGTGGCATGCGCTCGGCTGGCTGGGTGCACTGTGGGAGGGCTTCAGCCCCGACCGACGGGTTCCGGAGCCGGCGAGGTTTCCAGCTTCGTTCGTCGCGGCTGGAGCCGCTCCTACAAAGGCGTGCGCTCGGTTGGCTGGGTGCACTGTAGGAGGGGCTTGAGCCCCGACCGACGGGTTCCGGAGCCGGCGAGGTTTCCGGCTTCGTTCGTCGCGGCTGAAGCCGCTCCTACAAAGGCGTGCGCTCGGCTGGCTGGGTGCACTGTGGGAGGGGCTTGAGCCCCGACCGACGGGTTCCGGAGCCGGCGAGGTTTCCGGCTTCGTTCGTCGCGGCTGAAGCCGCTCCTACAAGGCGAGCGCTCGGCTGGCTGGGCGCACTGTGGGAGGGACTTCAGTCCCGACTGCATCCAGCTTCGGCCAGCGCGCTGCGTCGTTGCGGAGTCGCTGCGCACGAAGCGAGGGCGCCCGGCGACGCGAGGTCCGCATCGGCATCCGGCCGCGGCTTTATCATGCGCCGATGGAACCCCCTTCCCGTTTCCGCTGGGCCTGGTGGCTGCTGGCCTACGTCAGCCTGGCCACGGGCATCGTCGGCATCTTCGTGCCGGGCTTGCCGACCACGGTGTTCGTGCTGATCTCGGCCTACGCCGCCTCGCGCGGCTCCGAGCGCCTGCGCCGCCGGTTGCTGGAGGATCCGCGTTTCGGTCCCAGCATCCGCGACTGGGAAGCGCACGGCGCGGTCAGCCGCCGCGGCAAGTGGATGGCCACGCTGACCATGGCGGTATGCGCGCTGGTGCTGCTGCTGTTCGTGCACAAACCGTGGGTGCAGGTGCTGGCGATCGGCTGCATGAGCTGCGTGGCGCTGTGGCTGTGGCTGCGCCCGGAGCCGCCGCCGCGCGATTGAGGCCTTTGCCCGGCCGCCATCGCGCCGGGCCGCAACGCCGCATGCGGCACAGCCGGTTCATGCCCTTCTGGCTATACTCGGCGCATGAGCACATCGTCCCGTCATCCGATCCGTATCGCCCTGTTCGGCGCCGCTTTGCTGGCGCTGTCCGGGTGCGGCAACAAAGGCCCGCTGGTGATGCCGCAGAAGCCGGTCCCGGTGGAGGCCGCGCCGGCCACCGCGCCCGACGCGACGCCGCCGGCAACCACCGATCCCGCCGGCCAGGCGCAGCCGGTCGATGGCCAGCAGCAGCCGGTCGACGACAGCACCACCACGCCCACCGATGGGAATGAGTGAGGCCAGCGCCGCGGCGCGCCTGCGCTTTTCCAAGATGCAGGGCGCGGGCAACGATTTCGTGGTGCTCGACCTGCGCGACGGCACGCCGCCACCGGACGCCGAGCTGGCGGTGCGCATGGCCGATCGCCATTTCGGCGTCGGTTGCGATCAACTGCTGACCATCGAGGCGCCGCGCACCGCGGAGGCGGTGGCCAGCTACCGCATCTGGAACACCGATGGCAGCCTGGCCGGGCAGTGCGGCAACGGCGCGCGCTGCGTGGCCGCCTGGCTGGTGCGCGACGGCGCCGCCGGCAGCGATCCGTTCGTCATCGACAGTCCGTTCGCCTCGCACCGCATCGAGCGCGGCGCCGACGGCCAGTTCGCGGTGGCGATGGGCGTGCCGCGCTTCGCGCCGGAGGACGTGCCGCTGGTCGGTTTCCCGCGCGCGCGCGAGGAATACGTGCTGCCGCTGCAGGGCGGCAGCGTGCGCTTCGGCGCGGTGTCGATGGGCAACCCGCACGCGGTGCTGGAAGTGGGCCTGGTCGACGCGGCGCCGGTCGAGCGGCTGGGGCCGTTGCTGCAGCAGCATGCGTCCTTCCCCGATTCGGTCAACGTCGGCTTCGCCCAGGTGATCGACCGCGGCCACGTGCGCCTGCGCGTGTACGAGCGCGGCGTCGGCGAGACCCTGGCCTGCGGCAGCGGCGCCTGCGCGGCCGCGGCGGTGCTGATCCAGCGCGGCCGCGTGGAGCGCGACGTGCGCGTGGTCCTGCCCGGCGGCGAGCTGCGCATCCGCTGGCTGCACGACGCGGAGCAGGTGGTGATGTCCGGGCCGGCGGCCTTCGTCTTCGATGGGGAGTGGATCCGATGAGCGAGACCCAGGAAAAGATCGGCGCGCACGAAATCGCCGCATGGCTGCGCCGCCACCCGACCTTCCTGAAACAGTTCCCCGACCTGGCGCTGACCCTGGTGGTGCCGCGCGACGACGGCCCGACCGCGTCGCTGGCCAGCTACCAGCTGGAAGTGCTGCGCGACAAGAACCGCGAACTGTCGCGGCGCCTGTCCGAGCTGGCCGCCAATGCCCAGGTCAACGAACGCCTGGCGGTGCGCACCCACCAGCTGACCCTGGCGCTGATGCGCCAGACCAGCGCCGCCGACAGCGTGCGCGCGATGGCCGCCTCGCTGCAGGAAGACTTCCAGGGCGACCTGGTCAGCATCGTGCTGCTGCGGCCGCTGCCCGGGCTGGAGCAGGCGCCGTGGCTGCAGATCCTGGCGCAGGACGATCCGCGGCTGGCGCCGTTCCGCGACTGCCTGAAGGACGGCGAGCCGATCTGCGGCCGCCTGCAGCCGGAGAAGCAGGCGCTGCTGTACGCCGCGCGCATCGAGGAAGTGCAGTCCACCGCGCTGCTGCCGCTGCCGGGCGTGGGCCTGATCGCGGTCGGCAGCCACGATCCGAACCGCTTCTATCCCGGCATGGGCACCTTGTTCCTGCGCATGATGGGCGAGTCGCTGGTGGTGGCGTTGCAACGCTTCGCATGAAGGCCGGGACGCGGGACGCGGGACTCGGGACCCGAAAAAAGCGGGCCGACGCGCGCGCCGATGCGTCGGCTGTCGATGCCGAATCCCCAATCCCGAATCCCCAATCCCGGTTCCTCAGCTACCTGCACGTCGAACGCCGCATGTCCGCGCATACCCTGGACGCGTACCGCCGCGACCTGGCCGCGCTGGCGGCGTGGGCGGCGGACAATGCCGGCGGCGAGGTGGCGGCGCTCGGCGCCGACCAGCTGCGCCATTTCATCGCCGCCGAGCACCGCCGCGGGCTGTCGCCGAAGAGCCTGCAGCGGCGCCTGTCGGCGTGCCGCAGTTTCTATGCCTGGTTGCTCAAGCACGGCCAGATCGCCGCCAGCCCGGCCGCGGCGTTGCGTGCGCCGAAGGCGCCGCGCAAGCTGCCGCAGGTGCTGGACGCGGATGAGGCGGTGCGCCTGGTCGAGGTGCCGACCGACGTGCCGCTGGGCCTGCGCGACCGCGCGCTGCTGGAACTGTTCTATTCCTCCGGCCTGCGCCTGAGCGAGCTGTGCGCGCTGCGCTGGCGCGATCTGGATTTCGCCAGCGGCCTGGTCCGCGTGCTCGGCAAGGGCAACAAGCAGCGGCTGGTGCCGGTCGGCTCGCACGCGCGCAAGGCGCTGCTGGAATGGCAGGCGGAGACCAGGGCCGCCGCCGAGGCGCCGGTGTTCCCGGGCCGCGGCGGTGCGCCGATCGGCGCGCGCGCGGTGCAGATCCGGATCAAGCAGCTGGCCGGGCGCCAGGGCCTGTTCAAGCACGTGCATCCGCACATGCTGCGGCACAGCTTCGCCAGCCACATCCTCGAATCCTCCGGCGACCTGCGCGGCGTGCAGGAATTGCTCGGCCACGCCGACATCGCCACCACGCAGATCTACACCCACCTGGATTTCCAGCACCTGGCCAAGGTCTACGACGCCGCGCATCCGCGCGCCAAGCGCAAGTCGTGACCGGCTGAACGGGCGCGCTGCGTCCGCACGTTCGCGCGCTTGTTCTGGATCAAGGCGCGCGCCGCCGCGGGCGCGGACACTGTCCGCCGGAGCGCGAAGCGAGGCAGGTCGATGGCAAAACCCTTTCCGTTGCAACCCGCGCATCCCGAGCGGATCTGCTGGGGCTGCGACCGCTACTGCGCGGCGGAGGATCTGGCCTGCGGCAACGGCAGCGGACGCGTCATGCACCCGCTGGAGCTGCAGGGCGAGGACTGGTACCTGCTGTGGGGCGTGGAGCCCGACTCCGCGCACCCGGGCCGCGCGAAGATCGGCGGCGATCGGCAAGCCGATGCTTGAACCGGCCGCGGCCTGCCCCCACACCTGAAGCATCGCTCAGGAGGCCGCATGGACCCCAGTCAGAACCCCAACGTTTTCCACGCCACCACGATCCTGTCGGTGCGCCGCAACGGCCATGTCGCCGTGGCCGGCGATGGCCAGGTGACGCTGGGCCATACCGTGATGAAGGGCAATGCGCGCAAGGTGCGCCGGCTCGGCCGCGACGGCCAGGTGCTGGCCGGCTTCGCCGGCGCCGCCGCCGATGCGTTCACCCTGTTCGAACTGTTCGAGGCCAAGCTGGAGAAGCACGGCCAGCTGACCCGCGCGGCGGTGGAACTGGCCAAGGATTGGCGCACCGAGCGCCGCCTGGGCAAGCTCGAGGCGCTGCTGGCGGTGGCCGACAAGGAAACCTCGCTGATCATCAGCGGCACCGGCGACGTGATCGAGCCGGAGGACGGCATCATCGCGATCGGCTCCGGCGGTTCCTACGCGCTGTCGGCGGCGCGCGCGCTGCTCGGCCACACCGAGCTGGACGCCAAGACCATCGCGGTCGAGGCGCTGAACATCGCCGGCGACATCTGCATCTACACCAATCGCAACGTGGTGGTCGAGGAGCTGTGATTCGGGAGTCGGGATTGGGGATTCGCAAAAGCGCTCCTTTCCCTGTGCCCGGACACGCCTCGATCGTTCCTACTCCGCTCTTACGAATCCCGAATCCCCAATGCCCAATCCCGACACCTCAACCATGACCCCGCGCGAGATCGTGCAGGAGCTGGACCGCCACATCGTCGGCCAGCACGACGCCAAGCGCGCGGTGGCGATCGCGCTGCGCAACCGTTGGCGGCGCATGCAGCTGCCCGATGCGCTGCGCAACGAAGTGATGCCCAAGAACATCCTGATGATCGGCCCCACCGGCGTCGGCAAGACCGAGATCGCGCGGCGCCTGGCGACGCTGGCCAACGCGCCGTTCGTCAAGGTCGAGGCCACGCGCTTCACCGAGGTCGGCTACGTCGGCAAGGACGTGGAGCAGATCGTGCGCGACCTGGCCGACACCGCGGTCAAGCTGTACCGCGAGCAGGCCAAGGTGCGCGTGCGCACCCAGGCCGAGGAGCGCGCCGAGGACCGCATCCTCGACGCGCTGCTGCCGCGGCGCAGCGCCGGCATCGGCTTCGATCCGGAAGCCGCGCGCAACGAACCCTCGGCGCAGGACAACGACACCCGCAGCAAGTTCCGGCGCATGCTGCGCGCCGGCGAACTGGACGAGCGCGAGATCGAGCTGGACGTGGCGGTCAACGTCAGCATGGACATCATGACCCCGCCGGGCATGGAGGAAATGGGCCAGCAGCTGCGGCAGATGTTCTCCAACCTGGGCGGCAGCAAGTCGCAGTCGCGCAAGCTGACGATCAGGGCGGCGCGGCCGCTGCTGATCGAGGAAGAGGCCGGCAAGCTGGTCAACGAGGAAGACGTGCGCGCCGCGGCGATCGAGGCCTGCGAGCAGCACGGCATCGTGTTCATCGACGAGATCGACAAGGTCGCCAAGCGCGGCGAGGCCGGCTCGTCCGGCGGCGACGTGTCGCGCGAAGGCGTGCAGCGCGACCTGCTGCCGCTGGTCGAAGGCTCCAACGTCAGCACCAAGTACGGCACGGTCAAGACCGACCACATCCTGTTCATCGCTTCCGGCGCGTTCCACCTGGCCAAGCCCAGCGACCTGATCCCCGAGTTGCAGGGCCGTTTCCCGATCCGGGTCGAGCTGTCGGCGCTGTCCAAGGACGATTTCATCCGCATCCTCACCGAGCCGAAGGCGGCGCTGAGCAAGCAGTACGAAGCGCTGTTGCTGACCGAGGGGGTGACCCTGAGCTTCACCGACGATGCGATCGACCGCCTCGCCGAGATCGCGTTCCTGGTCAACGAGCGCCAGGAGAACATCGGCGCGCGGCGCCTGCACACGGTGCTCGAGCGCCTGCTCGACACGCTGAGCTTCGAGGCGCCGGACCGCGACGGGCAGAGCGTCGTCGTCGATGCCGCGTACGTGAACACGCACCTGGGCGAGCTGGTGCAGGATCCGGACCTGAGCCGCTACATCCTGTAGCCGCTGTGCCTGCTGCGCCGGCTTGCATGCCGATGCGCAGCAGGCGCGCCGATATCCTTGTGGGAGCGACTTCAGTCGCGACGAGGCGTTACCGGGAAAGCCCGTCGCGACTGAACTCGCTCCCACAGAACTTCCATGGAACCTGTAGGAGCGGCTTCGGCCGCGACCTGGCATTACCGGTGGAGCCCGGTCGCGGCTGAAGCCGCTCCTACAGGGTTCGCCAGTGGTGAACCCTGCTCAGTAGAGCGGCGTCCCCGCCTGGTACGCGGCCACGAATCCCTGCCAGTCCAGCTGCACCTGCGCGGCGTAGTCGAACGCGAACTGGCGCAGTTCCGACTTCAGCCCGCTCTTGCTGCTGGCCGCCGCGTCGATCTGCTTGTCGATGCTGTAGCTCACCACCGCCGGGTCGTAGTCCTGGTCGGACAGCGCATGCGCCGAGGCCAGCGCCTGGCCCAGGTAGGTGGCGGCGGTGGCCAGCTTGCCGGCGCTGCTCAGCGCGGTCGGGTCCAGGTCTTCCTGGAACGGCGATTTCTCGTGCACGTAGAACGGCACGCCGGCGACGCTGGCGTAGCCGATCAGCACGTCGGCATCCAGGGTCTGCGCCTTGGCGGTGCGCGCCACGCGCTCGCCTTCGTGGTTGTCGTAGCTGGAAGCAGGCATCTGCGACGGCGCGGCGACGGCGACCACGCTGGCCGCTTCCTGCTTCCATTCCAGGATCACGTCGTCGCCGGTCGCGCTGCTCGCGCCTTCGACCAGCACGTACAGGCGCTGGCGGCCGAGGCTGCCGGTGCCGGAGCCGAGCTTCTGGCGCACGTCCTTGATCGTGTAGTAACTCGACGCATAGCGCTTGGATGCCGCGATCGACGCCACATAGCCGTTCATCGCGTTGGCGACCGCCGCATAGGTGGCGCTGTCCACCGCGACCAGGTTGTCCAGATTCTGGAACGTGCGCTTGCCGCCGCTGACCGCGGTGTATTTGCCCAGCAGGCTACTGCGGCTCTTGCCGTCGGCGCTGTCGATGGCCTTGGCCACCACGCCGCTGGTGTTGCTCTTGCCGAGCTGGAAACTCTTCTCGGCATCGCTGCCCTTGAAGTCGCCGATCTTGTCCAGGTAGGCGCCGACCATGGTCTCGATCGCGCTGCCGATGTCGCTGTCGGACAGGCCGTTGTCGCGCCCGGCCAGGACCATGCTCGCCGCCAGCCGGCGCAGGTCCCACACGTACTGTCCGAGATGGCTCTCGTCGAAGTCGGCGACCTTGAACACCGCCTTGCCGCTGCTGTCGCGCGCGGCGTCGAAGTTGCCGAGGTGGGTGTCGCCGCCGAGCCAGGTGTAGCCGGTCTGCGGGCTGGTCCACAGCGAGGCCGGCAGGGTCTTCATGTCCTGGTAGAACAGATGGTCGGTGCCGCGGTAGAACGCGTAGGCGCTGCCGGCCATCGTCGCCATCTTGGTGTCCAGCTCGGCCTGCTGCGCCGCGTAGGGATGGTTGTAGTCGCGGATCTGCTGCACCACCCAGGCGTCGCGCTGGCTCGCGGCGGTGGCGCAGCCGGCGGTGGCGGCGAGGATCAGGCCGATCAGCAACAGGCGCGGCAGGCGGGTGGGCATCGCAGGTCTCCAGGCGCGGACAGGGCGACCAGTCGAGCATGCCGGCATTGCACGGCGATGAATCCCCAGGCGATGGATCTTCTAGAGATAGCGCAGCCAGGCCAGGTCGCGGCGCCGTGCCTTCAGCCGCGCGAACGCCGCCACCGGCCAGTACAGCGCCACGCCCAGCACCACGGCGATCGCCCACAGCGTCGCCACGCGGTCCACGCCGAACAGCGCGCCGTGGTTGGCGCCCCAGTACGCCAGCGCCGCCAGGTACAGCAGCTTCAGCACGTACAGGTGCAGCAGGTAGAAGAACATCGGCGCCGCGCCGATCGCGGCCAGCGGCGCCAGCGCCCGTGCCAGCCGCGGCTGCTCGTACAGGCGCAGCAGCAACAGGCCCACGCCCAGGGTCAGCAGCAGGAACAGCAGCGACGGCGGGTACTTGGTCAGGTTGAAGAAGCTCATCGCGGTGTGCGCCACGTCGGCCTGCTCGCGCCATGGCGCGTCGCCGTAGCCGTTGTGCCAGCGCAGCAGATGGAACAGCGCCAGCGCGCCGAACCCGCTGGCCAGCAGACGCTGCTGCCGTTGCGCCGGCGCGGTGCCGGCGCCGTACCAGGGGCCGGCCGCATAGCCCAGCGCGATCACCCCGATCCACGGCAGCAGCGGATACGAGGTGCGCAGGCGCAGTTCGCCCAGTTGCAGCCAACCACGGTCGTGCAGCACCGCCCAGGCCGCGGCCAGCGGACCGTCGCCGGGCACGTGCACGCCGTCGAGCAGGTTGTGCCCGGCCACCAGCGCCGCGCCGAGCAGCGCCAGCAGCGGCCGCGGCAGCCACAGCAAGGCGGCCAGCGCGAGCATGCTCAACCCGATCGCCCAGATCACCTGCAGGTACAGCACCTGCGGCGGGAAGGCGAAGGTCCAGGCGAAGTTGACCAGGGTCAGTTCCAGCACGATCAGGAACAGCCCGCGCTTGAGCAGGAACGCCGCCGCGGCCTTGCGGCCATGCGGTTGCCGCGCCGCGTACAGCCACGCCGACAGGCCGGTCAGGAACACGAACACCGGCGCGCACAGATGCGCCAGCAGGCGCGCCGCGAACAGCGCCGGCGCGGTGGTTTCCACGTCCACCGGATCGCCGATCTGGTGCTGCAGATAGAACGTCTCGCGCACGTGGTCGAGCAGCATCAGCGACATCACGGTGCCGCGCAGCAGGTCGATCGAGGCCAGGCGCGAGGAGGGCGGGGGAGAAGCGAGGGACGCGGAAGACATGCGCAGCGGTTCGTGCCAATATTGAAATAATATAACATTTCTTTTTGGGTGCTTCGCTCCATGCCGTCACGTTCGCCGCAGTCCCTGTCCTTCGTCGCCGCCTTGCTGGCCGGCCTGAGCGCCGGTCCGGCCGATGCCGACCCCGTCCTCGATGCGACGTCCGATCCTGCCGCCGGGTCCGAACCGGCCGAACTGGACACGGTGCGCGTGGTCGGGCGCCGCGACTCGGGCACCTACTACGCCGACGCCACCCAGGGCAGCAAGACCGGCCTGAGCCTGCGCCAGTTGCCGCAATCGGTGCGGGTGCTGCCGCGGCAGGCGATCGACGACCTCGGCGCGACGCGCCTGGACGGCACGCTGGACTACGTCGGCGGCATCTCGCGGCAGAACGGCTTCGGCGGGCTGTGGGACAACTTCGCGGTGCGCGGCCTGCCCGGCAACGAGAACACCGGCAGCGCGACCCTGCTCAACGGCCTGTCCGGCAACCGCGGCTACAACGCGCCGCGCGACACCGCCAACATCGAGGCGATCGAGTTCCTGAAAGGACCTGCCGCCGCGCTGTACGGCAGCAGCGAACCCGGCGGCACCCTCAACATCGTCACCAAGCTGCCGCAGTGGCGGCCGGCGACCGCGCTGGAAC carries:
- a CDS encoding S9 family peptidase, giving the protein MHHRPLLASFLLLMTSPFASALATDATPPHPAKQPHTVTAPFGAARQDDYYWLRDDKRENPQMLAYLNAENAYADQVLKPLKPLEDTLYKEIVGRIKQDDSSVPYRERGYWYYTRFESGKDYPVHARRKGSMDAAEEILLDVNAMAAGKGYFSLGDAVVSQDNRILAWTEDDVGRRQYVVRFKNLGTGEVYADRVPGVSPEVVWADDNKTLFYVENDPETLLTVRVKKHVLGTPAAQDALVYEEKDDSFYMGVGRTRDDKYIVIGVESTVSSEQRYAPAADPQRFTVLAPRERDVEYSADHFDGRWVIRTNWKAKNYALMTAPDGATRRAQWQAWLPYDEKVFIDGFELFDGFTAIAERSDGLERIRLHFADGREDYVKADEPAYSMGLSVNPEPDTPWLRYSYTSLTTPGTTYELNTRTGERKLLKQQPVIGYDASKYQTERVWVTARDGVKVPVSLVYKKGFKKDGTAALYQYAYGSYGMSTDPNFNLPVVSLLDRGVVYAIAHIRGGQEMGRDWYDQGKLLNKKNTFTDFIDVTRGLVKLGYAAPDRVAAAGGSAGGLLMGAVANMAPQDYRVLVAQVPFVDVVTTMLDPSIPLTTNEYDEWGNPEQKTYYDYMLGYSPYDNVTRQAYPALFVGTGLWDSQVQYWEPAKWVAKLREDNTGTRPIVFRVNMEAGHGGKSGRFRRYREQAESYAFMLDQLGVEHAAQ
- a CDS encoding YbaN family protein: MEPPSRFRWAWWLLAYVSLATGIVGIFVPGLPTTVFVLISAYAASRGSERLRRRLLEDPRFGPSIRDWEAHGAVSRRGKWMATLTMAVCALVLLLFVHKPWVQVLAIGCMSCVALWLWLRPEPPPRD
- the lptM gene encoding LPS translocon maturation chaperone LptM, whose product is MSTSSRHPIRIALFGAALLALSGCGNKGPLVMPQKPVPVEAAPATAPDATPPATTDPAGQAQPVDGQQQPVDDSTTTPTDGNE
- the dapF gene encoding diaminopimelate epimerase, whose protein sequence is MSEASAAARLRFSKMQGAGNDFVVLDLRDGTPPPDAELAVRMADRHFGVGCDQLLTIEAPRTAEAVASYRIWNTDGSLAGQCGNGARCVAAWLVRDGAAGSDPFVIDSPFASHRIERGADGQFAVAMGVPRFAPEDVPLVGFPRAREEYVLPLQGGSVRFGAVSMGNPHAVLEVGLVDAAPVERLGPLLQQHASFPDSVNVGFAQVIDRGHVRLRVYERGVGETLACGSGACAAAAVLIQRGRVERDVRVVLPGGELRIRWLHDAEQVVMSGPAAFVFDGEWIR
- a CDS encoding DUF484 family protein, with product MSETQEKIGAHEIAAWLRRHPTFLKQFPDLALTLVVPRDDGPTASLASYQLEVLRDKNRELSRRLSELAANAQVNERLAVRTHQLTLALMRQTSAADSVRAMAASLQEDFQGDLVSIVLLRPLPGLEQAPWLQILAQDDPRLAPFRDCLKDGEPICGRLQPEKQALLYAARIEEVQSTALLPLPGVGLIAVGSHDPNRFYPGMGTLFLRMMGESLVVALQRFA
- the xerC gene encoding tyrosine recombinase XerC, with protein sequence MSAHTLDAYRRDLAALAAWAADNAGGEVAALGADQLRHFIAAEHRRGLSPKSLQRRLSACRSFYAWLLKHGQIAASPAAALRAPKAPRKLPQVLDADEAVRLVEVPTDVPLGLRDRALLELFYSSGLRLSELCALRWRDLDFASGLVRVLGKGNKQRLVPVGSHARKALLEWQAETRAAAEAPVFPGRGGAPIGARAVQIRIKQLAGRQGLFKHVHPHMLRHSFASHILESSGDLRGVQELLGHADIATTQIYTHLDFQHLAKVYDAAHPRAKRKS
- a CDS encoding DUF3079 domain-containing protein gives rise to the protein MFWIKARAAAGADTVRRSAKRGRSMAKPFPLQPAHPERICWGCDRYCAAEDLACGNGSGRVMHPLELQGEDWYLLWGVEPDSAHPGRAKIGGDRQADA
- the hslV gene encoding ATP-dependent protease subunit HslV, which translates into the protein MDPSQNPNVFHATTILSVRRNGHVAVAGDGQVTLGHTVMKGNARKVRRLGRDGQVLAGFAGAAADAFTLFELFEAKLEKHGQLTRAAVELAKDWRTERRLGKLEALLAVADKETSLIISGTGDVIEPEDGIIAIGSGGSYALSAARALLGHTELDAKTIAVEALNIAGDICIYTNRNVVVEEL
- the hslU gene encoding ATP-dependent protease ATPase subunit HslU; this encodes MPNPDTSTMTPREIVQELDRHIVGQHDAKRAVAIALRNRWRRMQLPDALRNEVMPKNILMIGPTGVGKTEIARRLATLANAPFVKVEATRFTEVGYVGKDVEQIVRDLADTAVKLYREQAKVRVRTQAEERAEDRILDALLPRRSAGIGFDPEAARNEPSAQDNDTRSKFRRMLRAGELDEREIELDVAVNVSMDIMTPPGMEEMGQQLRQMFSNLGGSKSQSRKLTIRAARPLLIEEEAGKLVNEEDVRAAAIEACEQHGIVFIDEIDKVAKRGEAGSSGGDVSREGVQRDLLPLVEGSNVSTKYGTVKTDHILFIASGAFHLAKPSDLIPELQGRFPIRVELSALSKDDFIRILTEPKAALSKQYEALLLTEGVTLSFTDDAIDRLAEIAFLVNERQENIGARRLHTVLERLLDTLSFEAPDRDGQSVVVDAAYVNTHLGELVQDPDLSRYIL
- a CDS encoding DUF2252 domain-containing protein, whose protein sequence is MPTRLPRLLLIGLILAATAGCATAASQRDAWVVQQIRDYNHPYAAQQAELDTKMATMAGSAYAFYRGTDHLFYQDMKTLPASLWTSPQTGYTWLGGDTHLGNFDAARDSSGKAVFKVADFDESHLGQYVWDLRRLAASMVLAGRDNGLSDSDIGSAIETMVGAYLDKIGDFKGSDAEKSFQLGKSNTSGVVAKAIDSADGKSRSSLLGKYTAVSGGKRTFQNLDNLVAVDSATYAAVANAMNGYVASIAASKRYASSYYTIKDVRQKLGSGTGSLGRQRLYVLVEGASSATGDDVILEWKQEAASVVAVAAPSQMPASSYDNHEGERVARTAKAQTLDADVLIGYASVAGVPFYVHEKSPFQEDLDPTALSSAGKLATAATYLGQALASAHALSDQDYDPAVVSYSIDKQIDAAASSKSGLKSELRQFAFDYAAQVQLDWQGFVAAYQAGTPLY